The following are encoded in a window of Lactobacillus panisapium genomic DNA:
- a CDS encoding nucleoside phosphorylase, which produces MMSKPFLLDFDSTPRAVLEPDHERNETHYHFHAKLLFAFLTQEAIDDFLAQHPHRVLGHFDCFGKVTLIYEVEMPKEKITLCQAILGAPAAVQMLDWLISYGVKQILAIGSAGTLVDLPENYFLVPTKAIRDEGTSFHYMEPGNFVDLRSAFLTKTENLMVQNGFKVKEVTTWTTDGFFRETARKVKQFKKLGAACVEMECAAMAACAQFRQAYFAQILFTADSLNDIEDHQERGWGKDAHGKGLELATSILDQL; this is translated from the coding sequence ACGCATTATCACTTTCATGCAAAATTGCTCTTTGCCTTTTTAACGCAAGAAGCAATTGATGACTTCTTAGCTCAGCATCCGCACCGAGTTCTGGGTCACTTCGATTGCTTTGGTAAAGTGACCTTAATTTATGAGGTGGAGATGCCCAAAGAAAAAATCACTTTGTGTCAGGCAATACTTGGCGCTCCTGCTGCGGTTCAAATGCTAGACTGGCTCATCAGCTATGGTGTCAAGCAGATTTTAGCAATCGGTTCAGCAGGGACACTTGTTGATCTGCCAGAAAATTATTTTTTGGTTCCGACCAAAGCCATTCGTGATGAAGGAACATCTTTTCATTACATGGAGCCAGGCAACTTCGTTGATTTGCGTTCAGCTTTTTTAACTAAAACTGAAAATTTGATGGTGCAAAATGGTTTTAAAGTCAAAGAGGTAACGACTTGGACTACTGATGGTTTTTTCAGGGAAACTGCTAGAAAGGTCAAGCAATTTAAGAAACTTGGTGCTGCATGCGTTGAAATGGAATGTGCCGCAATGGCTGCTTGTGCACAATTTCGGCAAGCTTATTTTGCGCAAATTCTGTTTACTGCCGATTCACTTAATGATATTGAGGATCATCAAGAACGTGGCTGGGGTAAAGATGCGCATGGTAAAGGACTGGAACTAGCAACAAGCATACTCGATCAATTGTAG